The sequence below is a genomic window from Mycobacterium sp. ITM-2016-00316.
GGTAACTGCTCGTCCGGGATGTGGATCACCGAGTACCAGGCGCACACGCCGCCGACGCAGCCATCGGGCAGGTCCAGGTCGGTCATCGACCCCACGCTGAACGCGATATCCGGATGGAGTCGGCGGGCGTGAGCAATCATGTTGGGGGACAGATCGATTCCCGATACCTGGGCGCCGTGATCGCGCAGCACCGCGGTGGCAGCGCCGGTGCCGCAGCCGATGTCGATGACACGCCGGCCCGCGGGAACCATGGCGGTGAACGCCGCCAGCATCGCGTGGTCGAGCGGTTTGTCGTCCAGGTGGTGTCCGAAGGCGGTGACGTATCCCGCGGCGGTGCGGTCATAGCCGTCGCGGGTGCGGTCCAGGAACGGGGTTTCAGCCATCGACGCTGAGGCTACTGTCGACGGTATGCGTATCGCGGTGTTGGTCATCGGAATCGTCGTCGCCTTGTTCGGAACGCTGTTCGCGTTCCAGGGATTCGGGGTGGTCGGGGGCAGTCCGATGAGCGGCACCACCACCTGGTCGGTGCTCGGGCCGATCATCGCGCTGATCGGGGTGGGCATCGCGGGCTACGCCTGGCGACTCAAGCCCTGACTTTTGACGTTCGTCGACCGCGGTGTAGCCTGACCGTCGTGAACATCCGCGTGCG
It includes:
- a CDS encoding class I SAM-dependent methyltransferase, which encodes MAETPFLDRTRDGYDRTAAGYVTAFGHHLDDKPLDHAMLAAFTAMVPAGRRVIDIGCGTGAATAVLRDHGAQVSGIDLSPNMIAHARRLHPDIAFSVGSMTDLDLPDGCVGGVCAWYSVIHIPDEQLPAVFAEFHRVLVPGGVALLAFQIGDRPRHLTEAFGERVDLLFHRRRPEAVAQLLLDAGLPVHAQLVRDPDGDGVESTPQGYLVARKPAT